In Pelodiscus sinensis isolate JC-2024 chromosome 19, ASM4963464v1, whole genome shotgun sequence, the DNA window gggggtttggtcccaattgggggcttgttggcctggcttcatttttaaataaaatattatgtcaaactcaaaaggtttagcattgtctttatatgtgagaggggtgaggaacctgttttgagtcaaaggtcactgacccacagaaaagtcagttggggccacacaagtgagatgcaaaaaaacaaaaacaaaaaatcctccaaaaacccccaagcctcactaatgtggtcccaaatgtgctggcgggggtaggggacagagtgctagtgggtgctggggagagggtgctgctgggtggaaggatgctggctcaggtggcagggtgctggggcagggtgctgggacaggcaggtggcagggtgctggggtcagggacatggtcctgctgggcactagggtgactggcagggtgctgggacaaggaacagggtgctgctgggtgctagcgtggatggcagggtgctggggctgggaccagggccagggtggtgctgagtcctggggtgtgaggcaaggtgctggggccagggcggtgctagggtggatggcagggctgccaaggagcgggatagggatggggtgcaggatctggggggcggaaggggacaaggtctgggtagggtgcagaccagataggtagggtgcagaagcaggctggatgtagggtgtctggctacgagggagggtgcaaggaggggacttgggtaggagttggacctccctgatctggcaccctctagacctgactggtcccagatgaggaatttttggaccaggggaggtcatttcagggcttctggtccccccccctcccccccgccttccccactaggcttctttgcacctctatcccctgcaaccgaactaagctgcccacccctgctggttccctgcacttcccccaaaaccatccctcacaatccaagggagtgcagcaccagttccctgcagcccctcacctcctccaagccccacaaaactgctgagccaagagccgattccctgtctctccctccccttgtctagccccggttcccggcacctccctcctcctgcagtcaaactgagctccgagctccacacacacacaccaccccaccccaccccaccgcccagcccagctccccagaccttcccactctgcaacccaactgagctcaatttccctgcaccttcccccaaaccatgtagacatgctgagccagtgctgattccctgcccctgccttcctccctccctttggctgtgtctacacggcacgatcttgcaccaaagcggccgctcttgcgcaaaaatttgctgcctgtctacactggccgtgtgttcttgcgcaagtacactgacgttctcatgtatgaaatcagggcttcttccacaagaactacgatgctcccgctcaggaataaacccttttgagcaactattcttgcgcaagaggccagtgttgataggcaacatgaatttcttgagcaagaaagccctatggctaaaatggccatcggcactttcttgggcaagagagtgtccacactgccatagatgctcttgtgcgaaagcacagctcgcacatggaagagtggatgtgttctcgcacaagaaacaaccagtgtagacacagcctaagagtttcctctcatgagcaaaatgaattttgtgtcgTGCACCAGtcctgagttcatgtggcttgtttggatgtgtcattgtgccacccaagttattaataaatataattatttttaaacctctgccttttccctctgctgccatgtcagctgccctggtgtctgctgccccccgactcctcaccctcctctgctgtcctgactcctgctcttctcactgtcctcagccctcctgcaacctgcccccctccaccagcccttctctcctccctgtgcccacttctccagtagccccactctgatcatgtgagctacccctcctcatcccctcttctaacacctccctctacaaacctgccctgtgtgtctcctctgatggtggtccctccactgggcaggtgtctgcctagaatcccctggcacctgcaccttctcttacccctgcaccctcctggtgcctcccccttccctcacttcccctgccccctttgctccatttttccctgatactcacccctcaccaccctctgcccccattcccctcatgcccctctgccctgacacatgacttgctccaacccagccttcctcatgcctaccccttctttcaagccttctcccagcacttcccctcacccttctagcccccaatgctcttaccctctcccctcccggcatcaccctgtccccctcccactgacaccttccctcctgcccttttcctcattgtctgtgctTGGCCCCCTGGCAATTCTCTCTTCATCCCTGTCAGTttggtgcagtggtccccaaccactggaggttgccgggcgccagggggtgtggccgttcgcccgccgggcgccagagggtggggacacttgcgcgcccggtggcagccccccccaagtgccgtgtgcccggggccggcagccccccccgagcgcgggcggccaatctgcAGCGCTCCCAGGGCCGGTGCTCACCTTCAGGGAAGGTCACGCACGGCAGGGATGGGTCcgggggagagatgctctggggccaggctgggaggacgtGCGCGTGCGCGGTCGGGACCAGCTCCATGCTGGctagctggctctctctctctttttcagggatggcaggggagccagctcctcgcggaacccctcgttgtgctccgcggaaccccagggttccgtggagcaccaattgggaaactcTGGTCTACACTTTCTTTGGTATAACTATATGCCAGTATTCCTTTCCTTTAATCTGATTTGTAGGGGAGATGCCTAATGTTTCCAAATGGTGTAACCACAAAACAAAGAAGGACCTAGAAATTTTCTTTTTCAGAATTTTATGTATGTTGGCCCCGCAGCTCTTTCCCACAGCTGTCTGCTTGGGATCTGTGCACAGCTTTCCTCAGAACTTGAGCATGCTCCTTGGTCATTTACAAGAGGTTCCCATTGAGAGGGGGAATCCTTCCCCAAATGGCTCCCATAACTCTTTAGCCAGCAGAGAAGTGGTGAATAATCAGACGTACAGTAGGTTCCTTGCATGAtagaggggggagggatagctcagtggtttgagcattggcctgctaaacccagggttgtgagttcaatccttgcagaggccatctggggcaaaaatttgtcagggatggttcttggtcctgctgtgaaggcagagaactggactcaaccttcaaggtcccttccagttctaagagataggcaatctccattaatttataaatTTATTTTAGAGCATGGGGTCAACTGAATCAATCCAATTCAGAAAGACAAATGGATTAATATATTAGCATCTCCATTCTTTGTAACGTTTTGGTGTGATATTTGGTAGCCTGGTATGTACTGACAAGAGAAAAATGTCCCATCTGGCCTAATTTCTATCTGTTCACAATTACATTTTTGTAAAAccacttttttccctttttataggaAACAAGATTAGGGAAACTCATCAATGATGTAAGAAAGAAGACATCAAATGAGGAGCTTGCCAAACGTGCCAAGAAATTGCTACGCAATTGGCAAAAACTGATAGAACCTGTAACCCAGAATGAATCTGTTCCAAGAGGATTGCCGAATCCCCCTGGGTCAGCCAACGGTGGTGCACACAACTGTAAACCAGAAGTGCCATCAGCTGTAGTAACTGGATCAAAACCCATCAATGAATTGAAAAGCAGGAATGATATCCAAAAGTTAAACTCCCCAAAAACAGAAAAACCAGGAAATCGGAAAAGGAAAGGTGAACATAGAGATGGGCATCAGGGCCCCCCTCCTAAAGTTTCCAAAGCTAGCCATGAAGTACTACAAAACTCTTCTCCTCCACCAACTAATGGAATTGCTGGGAGCCCTGAAAATTTTCCAAGTCCTATAGATGTTAATCCTTATGCAGGGCCTGAAAGTAGCAGGACAGAACATAGTGAAAATGACAAACACAGTAAGATCCCAATAAATGCTGTAAAACCTCACACCAGCCCTCCAGGGCTTGTAAAACCGTCAAGCACTTCCTCATTATTAAAGACTGCAGTGCTTCAACAGCATGATAAATTGGAAGAAACTACAGGACAGCACCAACCTAAAAGTCCCCGCTGTTCCTCATTCAGTCCTGGTAATATTAGACATGATACTTTTGCTCGACAGCATATCACATACTCACCAAAGGGTTCAGTACCTAGTCCATCTCAAAGGTCCCAGTTCTTAGATTCTGCACAGGTGCCATCACCACAACCCCCTTCTTTGATGCAACCATCAACACCTCCAATGCCAGCAAAAAGACTGGAGGTTTCTCAGCAATCAGGAACTGAGATATCTCCGCACTGGCAGGAGCAGGCACCTTTGGAAAGCCAGCACAGGCACACAGCAGGGACACTTCAGCACACATCTCCTAGCTGCAAAACCAACTTGCACCCTGCAGAATCTCTGACTCCATATGTTGGCTTTTCACCCGACGCGTCAAAAATGGACAGTGATGATGCTGCTTCAGGTTCAGATAGTAAGAAGAAGAAAAGGTACAGACCCAGAGACCATACAGTAAATTTGGATGGGCAGCTAATAGAAGGGGGTGTGAAACCAGTGcgattaaaagaaagaaaactcaCATTTGATCCCATGACAGGACAGATAAAACCTTTAACACAGAAAGATTCTTTGCAGGTAGAAATACCTGCAGCTACTGAACAGCACAGGACAGAAACAGACAAGCAGGAGCAAAAACCCAACCTGCAAAGTCCTTTTGAACAAACGAACTGGAAAGAGTTATCCAGAAATGAAATAATTCAATCGTATTTAAACAGACAAAGTAGCTTGCTGTCTTCATCAGGTGTACAAACCCCAGGAGCTCACTACTTCATGTCTGAGTATTTAAAGCAGGAGGAAAGCACTAGAAGAGAAGCTAGAAAGACTCATGTTCTAGCTCCCAACAGCAAACCCACAGACTTGCCTGGGGTCACAAGAGAGGTCACAAGTGATGACCTTAACAGAATACGTGAACATCACTGGCCAGGCGTGAATGGCTGTTATGATACACAGGGTAACTGGTATAATTGGACGCAGTGCATATCTTTAGATCCACATGGGGATGATGGTAGATTGAACATCCTGCCTTACGTCTGCCTAGACTGAGTACAGTTTTGCTAAAATGCTCTCACATTGGCAGTTAGCAAGTATAGCAGACACTTAACATGGAGAGAGCCTCCTGTCCTGGACAAGCAGGGCCATCAAACAGAGGGTATGAAGGAGCTGATTGTTTACAGCTCTTTCCTTTAAATTCTCCTTTTGTGAAATGCTGCTACCAGTTTACTAACAAAATTGCAAAGGAAGGCATACGAAGGTTGATTAAATTGAGTTCAAAACTCTATAGCAACCCAGCTATAAAAAAGTGTTAGTCCCCGAGAAGTGAAGATGGTTTCCAGCACTTTGTGAATGCCGGAATCTTATTACAGGCAGGTACAGATAAAATTGTAGAAATTACCTTAACAAAATATGCATCTATTTATTTGACTTGATTTGGGTTCATTTGACAGTAAGACGTCTGAGACAATGCGCAAAAAATGTAGTTTTTATTTGCATCAGATCTCTGGAAATTGTGTTCTTTTAAGTCACATGGTGCAAAGATTGGGTTTAAATATCAGGTGTTACACTGCAGGATGGCGATCTGGCTTCAGCTCAACATTCCATAGGCATTTACATATTTTAGTCTGGTTTCAGTTAAATCCAATCTGAGAAATGCTGCAAAAACTAGGTTAAAAAAACTACACATTATTTTCTAATCACCAGCCAAATCacttttctccttttcccttcctGCAGACTTCTAGAAAAATTAACCTTTTCTAGAATCCAAAAGTAATGAGGGTGCTACAAGTTTGTAACTGTACTGTGAGGGAAAAAAGAAGCCTGTTTGTATGCTGGAAATATACTTGTTACCATTCCTTTAGATATTGTTTGCCTTATGGATATCCATCATAAACGCAATTTGCAAAAACAAAGAGCCTTAGTGAATGTACAGTAACTAGACTTCTGTGTTcttgggatgcagaagggagcaaCTTTGCTATTTGGTCCTTTAAGTGGACACATTGTGATATAAATGTGGAAATAAAAAAATTTGCACAAAAAAGTTTGtgaattatttatatttaaactGGTTACTTTCAAGGTTTGGTCACTTCAGAAAAGTCAAGTTGAAGCTAACTACATATAGCAGCCCTATGGGTAAAGCTGCATCCTGTTAATTTAATTCTAATCCAATTAAAGATGGTTAGTCTTATAAGATGTACTATCTAGCTTTTTTTAGTCTTCCAAATGTGCTGGAAATATTTACTAATATATATTGGATAATTTTAACTGTGGTTAAATCCAGGGAGAATATGCTTTGCTTGGAGAGTGTCCTCCAAGTTACTGTTACTATACTTCAAAGTTGAGCTAATTTGTTCTACTTTTGTATGTAGTAATTAATAATTGTAAAATGTCTATTTCACCTCTGATCACAACCTGATTCAATAGTATTTTTATATGCAGCATAGGCAAAACATTTCCAGCTCTTGTTAACATATTAACAACTGGAACAATTTACTTTTACAGCACCTGGTGTTGGGTTTCTGTCCTGCTGaggcttaaaataaacaaaactttAGTGGGATTACTGCCAGTGCAGCAATGTTAATTGCAACATGAGAGTCTTGtcagttggaaaaaataaccaccATAAAAATGTGTCCAAGTATATTTTCAGTTTACTTCAGTTTTTACTCTTCCGCAATGATAGACTACCCAAGCTGTTTAGGACTGGGGAGGGTCTTGGAAGAATGGAATGAGAGGTCAAGATGATCCTGAAAAATGCTTGATCTTTGTTTAGAAGACTTAGCACAAACTAAAATATATCCAgttctcctctcctgcccttacaccaaacaaacaaatatttCTGTTGTTTTCCCTTTCCTTGAACCTAGATCAGTAACGTGCCCATCTTGGGGGCCTCTGAATTTAGGGCTATTCTCAGAAGGGAGTGGTGAGGCAGTGATCCACCACATAATTTTTGGgcatttttttcctctgcttATTCCATTTCTTATGAAATTCTGGCTCTAGAGGATTGTGATATTCTAAACTCACTGACATTTACAAGCATCCTCCACAATGCCCAGTGGCTGGCTAACCGCTATGATGGTCTTAATTTCATCCACATTGTTGTGGAGAAGTCTTAAGGCATCAGACCCAGCTCTTGCCTACTGCAGCACAAATTGACAATACAGTCCATTGATTAGTGTGTGACAATACAGTCCATTGATTACTGTGTGCTTTAAATCTGTGTGTGACTTGCTTCACAGTTCTGGATTAGGGGATCAACCAAGTTGGAAGTAATTCAGGGTCAGAAATCGGTTCAAAGACCTTTATATTTCAGCATGTTCTATTAGTGTAAACAGTGATGTTCTATCAGCTCCGGCAAATGTTGAAGATGTTTACAAGGTGGTCTTGTCTATTTTGTAAGCCAGTTAAATGAAGTTTACTTTATACATAATTACTTGttgtatttacatatttttgcATGGACTGTTTCTTGGCCAGTTGCTTGTACTCGGTGCTTTCCAAAATGCACTGTCCTTCTCCTAAAGCTTACAGTCTTACAAGTACAGAACAGACATCTCCTTCCACTCTGGCATGGAAAGGCTCCCATGTGTGACTCTAGATTCTGGTATGGTCCCATTTTTGTATGGGTGGCCTGGTTTTTTAGGTGTGTGCAGACACtattacatcaggggtgggcaatgattttttgaTGGGGAGGTGGCACTCcaatattttggaaagtggtcaaaggctgcactcttccagcatattaatggaggaattccagggtctgggatggagatttggtgcagaagggagcctggggtgtaagggactggggtgcaggagggagaaagagTTCTGGGAAAGAGTTTgtgtgaaggaggcagttatgacctAGGGCgcgggactgggatgcaggattttgggatatgacctagggtaggaggggattgtgatctggggcaggggattggagtgccagatctaggaggggatatgggggcaggagggggcagaggattggagaaGGGAGGTGCTGGGGTGCACTTTCCAGTAGAAACCTaaggcagactgtctgctgcaggctgctgcgctctgggcatgagtggggaggggtgggaggggtaggatggagaaggcttcctacactgcccctactcccagcaaaaattcttagctcctattggctggaaactgagagattggccagtaggcgctaagagattttgctggggcgAGAGGGGGGAGAACAGCGTGAGaagtttccctcctccctccccagccttccagagctggctttttaaagtgtgagctgttctctgcctaagggttccacaggctggatctgttGGCTTGGTGAGCTGGATTTGTCCCGCTGGCAGCTTGTATTACAtaaatgcctttttttcaaagaATGCATAGAAGAAATAAGCTGTCCAAACAATTGATACTGGCCTATCCAAGAATCATTCTATACTTCTTTAGTTAGCCTCAGTTAAATTTTTAATTTGCTATAGACACTTCATGTTGCTGCTCAGGTGCTGAACAATCTTTTCCTTTTAAATTATTGTAGATTTTTAACAAGCACAAAGAGGAGCTTTCAGTATTGGTGGTAACATAGATTAGGAGTGCCTATCTGTAGGAGGAGGAGCTATATGCTGTTTCCATTGACAGTTATGTGAAATATTAGAGAGGAGGTTCTCTACAGGCTGCTAGTAATagtattttctttttgtgctcAATGCACTTAGGGAAAGAGCCAGACATAACACTCTTGCTAGACAATGTTTTACTAACACTTCTACCTCAGACTTTTCAAGAATGTCATTCCTCCTGAGTAGGTGTTAATCCTGCCTCTGACTACCCATGTCAAtgcaaatataatttttaaaaaacaatttctgCTTTTGCTTGTGATGTGAGCACCTCGTGAAAGTAATTGACTTGTCCTTAAGCAATTAAATCTCTAATCATTCCTGTCTAGAAGTTTAAGCGTTACTGTAAGCAATTACTGTTAAAATTAGTGATCAAGAGTGACTAGCATAGACTGATAGGTTTCTTTATGCTCTTCTTGTCCAAATCTGGTGTGCATTTTGAGTGATGCTAACTATGAAATCAGTTGAAGCAAGTGTCCCAGTTGATGTCATAAGAGAAGGCCAATTATGTGAATTAGTAAGTGTCTAAGTTAACTGTATAGTCTTGCAGGTGACCCTTCCAGTTCATGAATTAATTGTATAACTGAGGAAACTGCATCCTTGGCTGTTTTTGGGACTTCAGTGGGATGCAATTTCTTGCAGTAGTACTAAATCCAGTGCTTATTTAAGTGTAGGGTAGGCAGAGAAAGCAATTTCCCCATGTATAATAAAATTAGTGAGAGGGGTAATGGAGTGTgtctaagtttaaaaaaaaaagctactttgGAAATCTAGGCATCTGATAAGAAATGGCAAGATATGAAATGAggtcttgatttttttccctttgcagGGAAGGAAACACTTGGGTACACAGAGAGCTGCCCTTACCTCTGAGCAGCTGGAGCCTGAAGGTGAGGGATACATCATTTGGTTACCACTGATTGGAAGTGGAAAAATTGTCATCAAGAAAGTGAGGCTGAGGGAATCGCTGGCCTCAGGCCTTCAGTCCTCCAATTTACACTTCAGTTACAGAGGAGATCCTAAGACTTCTGTCTAATCTGAGACAAAACTTTATGAAACAGAAAAACTAGTCACCTTTTATTCTGTAAATGACTTATGTTTTTGCCTAATGAAGAATTTTCTTTGTAAATATGCTAATTCCAGAGGTGGTTCTTGTACTCTTATCTATGTACTGTTAGTTTTATTTATTGGTGATATTATCCAAGAGCTCTAGTTATAAATTAGGTCTACGGGCAACCTACAATGAAACCATGTTTTGCAATAGTAGTGGCTGGTGGTAGAGGGGAAGAAAGACTAAAGAACCACTAGCAGCTGTAGACAACAGCACCTCCGCCCTGCTGTCAAGTAGCACAATAGATACCTCTCCCTCTCCTATGCCACGCGGGGTTAGGACAGCTTCAGGTAGTCTGCTGGCCTGAGGCTCCAGGGGCTGTTCGCTGCCGCTGTCAAGGTGAGCCCGCTTGCAGGAGCAGGCGATGTAGCAATCCGGACTTTaggcccttgggcgggaggggggcacgGTTGCGGGGGTAGCTGTGGGGCAGTTCACAGCACCGGGGTCTGGGCTCTTGGATACAGGCTTGTCTGAGGGGCCGGCTGTTCAGTAATTGCAGGCACGAGACAGCGGCCTGCAAGGCGGCCCGGCCGCTCACCGGCCCGGGGCGGCCCCCCGGCTGCGCTGGGGACGAGCGGGCCGATCGGCTACGGGGCCGCTCCCGCCGGGTGCTTAAGTGGCAGCGGCCGCTGCAAACCCGGGCCAGGCTGGAACCCGctccgagcccccccgccccccggggccaGGCTGGAACCCGCtccgcgccccccgccccccgggccagcgcggggggggaggacttgccccgcccccaccccagggagcGCAGTCACCGGCACCTTGGCGCCGCACGAGGCGGGGCCCGCGGCCGAGCGGAAGTGACGCCAGGACGGCGACGAGGGGCCCGCCCCCGGAAGCGACGTGCCGGCGGCGCTGACGTTGCGTCGCGGCCAGCCGGGAGCCGTAGGGAGCGATGGCGGCCGCGCTGGCGGCTCCGGGCGGCGGCTCCAGCTCGGCGGCGGGCGCGGCTcgcgggccggcgctgcgggagggCGCCCGCGTGTCCGCGCTGTGCCTGGCCTGGTACGGGCTGAGCGCGGGCGGGAACGTGGTGAACAAGCTGCTGCTGGGCGGCTTCCCGCGGCCCGTCACCGTCTCGCTCTTCCACATCCTGGGGCTCTGCGGCCTCCTGCCGCCGCTGCTGCGCGCCTGGCGCGTGCCCCCGGCCGGGCCCGCGCAGCTGCCGCCCCGCGCCTACCCGCGCTACATCCTGCCGCTCGCCTTCGGCAAGTACTTCGCCTCCGTCTCGGCGCACGTCTCGCTCTGGCGGGTGCCGGTCTCCTACGCGCACACAGGTGAgcggccgcccgccccgcttcccgaGCCCCCGAAAGCCCCGTGGGCCCGGCCGCCTCCCTTCCCGCCCTGCTGTGCGCTGCCTATTGGAGACTCTTCCTTCGGCTCTGCGTGCCGGCCGAGGCAGACTGCCCGGCCAGTGGTATAGAACTGCATCGAGCTCCGTGTTCCAGGCAGGTGCGGGGCTCCTAGAGGGGTAACAAAGGATTTTAATGCCCAATACAACTGGGAGGGCGCTATCTTGTTCTGAGTTTGGAGTATTCCCTTAAACACTGTAGgctcaaaagtttcagaggggtagccgagtttgtctctaacaggaaaaccttaaaaacaacaaatagtcttgtagcactttaaagactaacaatagtggtatcatgagcttttgtcagcacagaccacttctttagatgaccagagtgttggacgTCCTGAACCAAGAATAAGTAAGGGAAGGAGGTAGGTGGGGGGGCACAAGGGAAGGAAAAGGCTTCCTTCCTGTCCAAATTAGGCTGTCAGTCTAAATAAACAAAGTTTGAAAGGAAAAACTGCTTTCAATTTCTAACATTTTTTGTGACATTTATTCCACTTCACATATCTTGATGagcttaatttttgttttatttttgtaagcTCAGCTGTGGTATTGATCAACTCTTCAGTGTTAGGCTTTGAATATGTGGTTTTCCACACTTCTGCACACTTCCCCATTCTTGTTTTTCTATTGGGATGAGTTTGATTTTACTACCCTTATTTAAACTTTTCTTCTGTTTTCAGTAAAGGCAACAATGCCAATATGGGTAGTTCTGCTTTCAAGAATTATAATGAAAGAAAAACAGACTACAAAGGTAAGGCAGTTACTGATGATTCCTCATCTTTCTCTTCGTTACTAATCCATGCTGAACTGACAGGGATTAAAAATTCATGCACGTGGGGCAAGTGGAAACCTTTCCTGCGTAGTGTAAGATTGCCAAGTGTAACCATTCATTTTGCATATTTAAGTTCAGAAGTTAAAGTAACTTAAGTTTCTTAAAGCATTTGCCTGGAATAGGAGCTCAGTTTGGGGAGAGGTGCAATACAATGtctaagaaatttaagtgtgggagggtcagggctggggacgTAGAGGGGTAGTAGGAATCAAGGTTGACGGGTATGAAGATGGActatgggcagggagctgggtttttggggggggtaTGTAGAAGTCAGGGTTGAGGATGTGTGGGTTCAGGAATCTGCATAGGGAGCTgcggtgtgggggggctcagagcagcaggcattttggggtgcaggaggctgggtgtgcgcaggggtgagtgtgcagcAGCACATGCTGGGTCCCTGAGTGTTGCTTTATTCTCCTTATTACTCTCAATGAGGGAGGGAAAATGATGGCTGCtcagaggaggggaagaggaggaatgcAATAGTTagtaatgcatcccaggatactcaaggagctgatagaggaggtatctgagcctttagctatgatctttgaaaaatcatggcagacgggagattccagaagactggaaaagggcaaatattgtgcccatctataaaaaggggaataagaacaacccaggaaactatagactggtcagtttaacgtctgtcccagggaagataatggagcaggtaattaaggaaatcatatgcaaacacttggaaggtaataaagtgatagggaatagccagcatgggtttgtgaagaacaagtcatgccaaactaatctgatagctttctttgataagataacaaggcttgtggataagggagaagcggtggatgtcatatacctagactttagtaaggcatttgatacggtctcgcatgatattcttattgataaactaggcaaatataacttagatagggccacgataaggtgggtgcataattggctggataaccatagtcagagttgttgttaacggttctaaatcctgctggaaagggataacaagtggagttcctcaagggtctgttttgggacccgtactgttcaa includes these proteins:
- the MED26 gene encoding mediator of RNA polymerase II transcription subunit 26 isoform X1 is translated as MTAAPAPSPQQIRDRLLQAIDPQSNIHNMVAVLEVISSLEKYPITKEALEETRLGKLINDVRKKTSNEELAKRAKKLLRNWQKLIEPVTQNESVPRGLPNPPGSANGGAHNCKPEVPSAVVTGSKPINELKSRNDIQKLNSPKTEKPGNRKRKGEHRDGHQGPPPKVSKASHEVLQNSSPPPTNGIAGSPENFPSPIDVNPYAGPESSRTEHSENDKHSKIPINAVKPHTSPPGLVKPSSTSSLLKTAVLQQHDKLEETTGQHQPKSPRCSSFSPGNIRHDTFARQHITYSPKGSVPSPSQRSQFLDSAQVPSPQPPSLMQPSTPPMPAKRLEVSQQSGTEISPHWQEQAPLESQHRHTAGTLQHTSPSCKTNLHPAESLTPYVGFSPDASKMDSDDAASGSDSKKKKRYRPRDHTVNLDGQLIEGGVKPVRLKERKLTFDPMTGQIKPLTQKDSLQVEIPAATEQHRTETDKQEQKPNLQSPFEQTNWKELSRNEIIQSYLNRQSSLLSSSGVQTPGAHYFMSEYLKQEESTRREARKTHVLAPNSKPTDLPGVTREVTSDDLNRIREHHWPGVNGCYDTQGNWYNWTQCISLDPHGDDGRLNILPYVCLD
- the MED26 gene encoding mediator of RNA polymerase II transcription subunit 26 isoform X2 — translated: MVCHWWRDHIACGRTYSHREEIHNMVAVLEVISSLEKYPITKEALEETRLGKLINDVRKKTSNEELAKRAKKLLRNWQKLIEPVTQNESVPRGLPNPPGSANGGAHNCKPEVPSAVVTGSKPINELKSRNDIQKLNSPKTEKPGNRKRKGEHRDGHQGPPPKVSKASHEVLQNSSPPPTNGIAGSPENFPSPIDVNPYAGPESSRTEHSENDKHSKIPINAVKPHTSPPGLVKPSSTSSLLKTAVLQQHDKLEETTGQHQPKSPRCSSFSPGNIRHDTFARQHITYSPKGSVPSPSQRSQFLDSAQVPSPQPPSLMQPSTPPMPAKRLEVSQQSGTEISPHWQEQAPLESQHRHTAGTLQHTSPSCKTNLHPAESLTPYVGFSPDASKMDSDDAASGSDSKKKKRYRPRDHTVNLDGQLIEGGVKPVRLKERKLTFDPMTGQIKPLTQKDSLQVEIPAATEQHRTETDKQEQKPNLQSPFEQTNWKELSRNEIIQSYLNRQSSLLSSSGVQTPGAHYFMSEYLKQEESTRREARKTHVLAPNSKPTDLPGVTREVTSDDLNRIREHHWPGVNGCYDTQGNWYNWTQCISLDPHGDDGRLNILPYVCLD